The window TAATGCAGCCTTGGGGGCACTGTAAAtctagaaagcaaaacaaacaaaaaaaccccctcaaaaccAGTCAGAAAGGACTAATGCTCCATATAACCAGAACACAGAGCTGGCCAAGGTGATTTCAGGCCAGCTGGAAACTGGTACAGCAGGTCAGACCCATGACTGACACATTCTGACATTGCTGAATTTACCCAATGAGTGAAAACTAATTAAACACTTTTTCCTGACTGCACAGCACCATCATCACACCTGATCCACAGCTGTCTTTAATGATTAAAGGCCCAGCTTATACAGAGGCTTTGATGGATGCCACACAAAGAGAAGTCTGATTCCAGAGGGAACCCCCCCAGTAAAACACTTCACTTTCACTCTGCAGCTTagttattaaagaaattaagaatgAATGAACCTATTAGTCTTCCACTGTATTTCCTCTAAGCAGCACAGCTATCCTTCCTTTGTAGAAAATTCAAACCCAAAGACCATGCTCTAAGTATTTTAAACTCGCTCTAACAAACACCCTCTGCagaaaatggcttcaaattttatgtttttagtGCTGCTTGCACCACACTTAAGGTGGATTTAGTTAATTTTGTTCAGAAACTAGCTAGAAACCCCCATGTTTATACACAGGGCAGAAACCTGTCCTTTGGAGTGTAGAATTTCCATTAACTCCATTAAATTTAATTGTGAGGACTTGAGGGAGAACTGGACAGTCAGGTTGTTTTTCTGAGAGGTGTAACTAAAGACCTTTAAGGCCCTTTTATTCCCAGGCATCACATGAGTATTACAGTCCTCGTTTGTGCCAGGTTTTACAAATCTGTATCACTCTGCAAATTAAgacaacacacacaaacaacAGATTTAAAAGATCTAAATTCTTTTTACATTTATCTGTTCAGAAAATATTGAGTTCTGCTTCACCTTGAACTCGGGTAACTTGAAACTGACTTTTATCCTGAAGCcaaatgaaaatgaagacaTTACCTCAATCCTGAAAAATcacacagagctgcacagaaaGCTCCAAAGAATGATTGTGGTGACTGCTGTACTTAGTTATCCATTTATAATTAAAACGAGTCATTAACAGTTACTGGATAAAAGGCAGAACATCCACGGgctatttatataaaataagaaCACATCACAACAATTAGCACCACGTGCTGTGTTTGGTGCTGAAATTCAGGCTAAATTCAGGCTGTGATAAAATCAAGGCACTTACTCTTGCGGTCCCCCTGTGCAAACTGGATTTCTATTTGCCGACCACAAATCCACTTTCGATCCAAATTATGGAGAGCATCTTCTGCATCACGGACATCTTCAAATGTGGGCAGTGTTAAGGTACTTGGGAATTTGAGCAGTTTAACAGATTtggtatttaaaataaaaaattaaattttcaagttattttctcattttacagCTGTTAAGTTTTTGTGTTATGCTACTCTACATactagtgattttttaaaaattaaccaCCAGCTATCTGAAAACTCctgtaataaaattaaaatgttgtaGTATGACCATGAATTTATCAACAAGCACTTGCTATGTGataatcttaattttttttcttctcccacttGTACttatgcaaagaaaacaaaggtatCCTTTCAAAACACACTTGTTAATGGTCATTTAGTTCTTTCTACTTGAGTTTATTAAAATTAAGCCCTAGTTCTTCAATTATGTTGGACATaccaacagaaaatattaactaTTAACTCTGGAATTGGAATAAaactttcctttattttttaaagagttGATTTGAGGTTTAACTGGTGTCATGTCACAGCCCTGTGTGCAGAGCCTCTGCAGTGTGAGAGAAGAGCAGACACTGCGAGCCCTGCACTGGCACTCGGGGCCAAGGCACAGTGACAGACATTGATTTTAATGCTGGAATTTACACCCCTAATTCCAGCTTGTGGGACCCCAAACAATGAGCTGCCTTTCCCCTCCAGGCCACTCATTTCTCAGCAGCATCATCTCTGCAGGAGAGAAACTTCCATTTCATTCAGACCACAGTtacagcagcactcacaagaGAAATATTACAGGTTTTGTCAATGGACTAAACCAGAATAATTCATCAAATTACTGCTTACATGacagacagaagaaaaactgtAATTCTGTAGGATACATCAGGTATGACTCCTTTAATCTTGGCCACCATTCAACTTCATCTTGACCTTTAACTCTTTAAGTGCTTGTCAGAAGGACTTGTCATGAGATGCTTGGCCAAAAATGACAGATGGCTTTATCTTTAACTTTGAAAAACaaccttttcccccttttgtaGATAAAGCGAAGCTTTGTCTCCCATTATGGCTTGTCCTTCTTCCagcttttctttactttttcttttcccaaactCTCCCTTCTCTTCAAGCCTGATCCTTAAGAGGTCTTTGGCTTGTCTACTTGCCTTAATTGTTGAACTCTACTCTAAAGGTTCTTTCATGCTTTCTCTTTGGGGTCGCCATTACTGTACAGCTTTACATTCTGAGGCAACAACAGAGGACAGCAAATTAGGGGACAATATTAAAGAAAGAAGTTCACCTCATTTTTTACACAATCTGATTTTGATCAAGTGATTCCAGTTTCAATTTGTTAAATTAACAATGAATAGCAGCCACATTTTGCTAAGCACAATTTTACTTACACACCAGTGATAATAAAAACGTGCTAGACAATTTTGAGTCAGtgataaattttcatttaaatcaaATAGTATTAATTTCAGTGACATAAGCAAGCTTTTATATTACTGGACTTAAGTTTTGCAAAAAAGGCAAAGAACAATTGAGAGAAGTTAATCTTCAAAAATAACGAAACACCACGACATAAGTAAGACACTTATTAGATACAACACAAAAGTAAACTGCTTTTTCATTTAGATTGGTTACCTCTTACACAAACTTGAATTTCAAACTTCAACACCCCTCACTAATGAGCCATCTGAAGAAAGGATATTGAACATAGGCAAATCCTCTGGGACGACGAGTGTAGAAGTCAAGTGGAACGTAAACATCAACTATAGGCCCATAACGACCAAACTCCCGGCGCAAATCTTCGGACCTGGAACACCACAAACACCTGATATGGCTTTGTCACTGGTTAAGGAGCTACAGAACAcccaccaaaataaaataatataaagcaaaaaatcAGATCTGCAATTAATACGACCATCCCTGGTTTTTGGAAGTGTTTGGTGGAGGATGAAAGTAGTTGaacattttttgggggaaaaaagtgtttgggcatttccctgctggcagcacatggagcttTTCTGAAACACTCAAGATACACCCTGGCAGTTTGAAACCATAGCATAaccctaaaataaaaatgtaaactgaGAAGTGATGCACATCAGCTCATTCAATGCAGCCAAGGTTGGCAGAAAGTGAAAGAAAGGACTGttaaattattgttattatcaTTCAAGTACCTCATGTAACTCGACAGTGATTTTGCAACACACAAACATCAATTATGAGATCCAAATAAACATTATGAGAACAAACCAGTCACCCAAACTCATTTCCATAGAATAATCAATACTTACAACCACATCAAATAGAACAGATCTCAGTGAGCAGCCACTCATGCCCTCAGGATAGTTTTTCCAAAAGACTTGGCTTTAGAGAGCTGAGACAAAACTGTTCAGCTTCAACTAGCCCTGGAACAACAGCCTTTCCTCAATAGAGGTTTCTCATTCATACTGGCTCCTCACATTTAATTTGTAACATTTGAGAACAAAAACCAGCATGAGAAGATTGATGCAATACCATATTTAGGTGGTATATGAGACTTACTACtggttttcagtatttttacatttctcttGCATCAGCTGGGAAACAAAATCTCCACACAGTCAGTGCTGGCAGAAGGGAGCCACGACCAGCATGGAGATCTCACAATGAAACAACCTCCAAGAGCTCCGTGCTTGAGGTGAATCCTCAACAGGATTCACATTATTGTAAAGAATTTTAAAGTAATCATCCTCAGCTGTtcttaaagcaaaataaattattggaaacattaattaattcatgaaaaaaagtgaaagtttAATTTGTAGTTATTTATCACAACGTTCTCAATTCATTCCATTGTGCCCAGACTACTGTTTGCTGAACAACTTTGGTCCAAGTCGCCCAGGCAGAGGTGGAAAATTCATATTTTATAGGACCAGACCCTACAAAttctacatgaaaaaaaaaacaacacaggaGTGCTCTGACAAACGCAGTCTGTGGCAACAATGATCTGTAAATGTTCCACATCTGATAACAAACACCAAAAGTGTTTTTTGTCACTAAACTGCCAAAGTGAAATGAGGAAAGCCAGCAGTTcactaacaggaaaaaatagggaataaATCAGAATCTGTGCAATgctctggttttgttgtttcaaTTCCCTGTGAGAAGTTTTGTCACCGCACACGTTTAGTCCTTGCGGGCTCTCGGTACAACACGATTATAACGGAGATCAAGCATTGCTTCCCTCGACTCTGAGCCGTCCTGAGAGGCCCCTGCACACAACTATTACCGCAGGAACATTGCACCTGAattggcagcagctcccacactAAAGGGACCGGCTACGCTAGGAATTTTGGGCACAAATACTCTATTTTCTCCCATCTAGCAACAATACTGCACTTGCAGAGGAGCATCCCAAACACCAGCGGCTGTCCAGCATCGCCCCGGTGGCACATCCCACCTGGATCTCCCGCTGGCCACACTCAAAGGCGGCTGCGGGGAGCTTCACTTTGTTGCGGCCCAGCTTTGTTCTTTCTGGACGCTGTTTGGAAACGGATCCGCGTGGAGAGGCGGGGAACGGGGAGCATCGCGAGGAAAATGGAAGGCAGGGCAcggagaagggagaagggagggagggagaaggcaAAGCGGAGGAAAGGAGCGGGCCGGACTcgcccccttcccttccccggctgcggagggaccCCCGCGCCCGCGGCCTAGCGAGCCCGCCAAAGCCTGCGCGAGCCCCCGCTCCGCCCCCACTCACCGGGTGTCGTCGGCCACGTTCCGCACGAAGAGCGAGGTGTTGGGCGGCCGCAGG is drawn from Poecile atricapillus isolate bPoeAtr1 chromosome 24, bPoeAtr1.hap1, whole genome shotgun sequence and contains these coding sequences:
- the SRSF10 gene encoding serine/arginine-rich splicing factor 10 isoform X6, whose protein sequence is MSRYLRPPNTSLFVRNVADDTRSEDLRREFGRYGPIVDVYVPLDFYTRRPRGFAYVQFEDVRDAEDALHNLDRKWICGRQIEIQFAQGDRKTPNQMKAKEGRNLYSSSRYDDYDRYRRSRSRSYERRRSRSRSFDYSYRRSYSPRNRPTGRPRRSRSHSDNDRGRTKL
- the SRSF10 gene encoding serine/arginine-rich splicing factor 10 isoform X5, which codes for MSRYLRPPNTSLFVRNVADDTRSEDLRREFGRYGPIVDVYVPLDFYTRRPRGFAYVQFEDVRDAEDALHNLDRKWICGRQIEIQFAQGDRKTPNQMKAKEGRNLYSSSRYDDYDRYRRSRSRSYERRRSRSRSFDYSYRRSYSPRNSRPTGRPRRSRSHSDNDRGRTKL